In Spartinivicinus poritis, a single window of DNA contains:
- a CDS encoding HD domain-containing protein produces MLNKAREFAIKAHGEQKYGSEPYIVHLDAVVNNLQAYDQTAQIVGYLHDVMEDTEITYEDIKENFGGFVADCVAIVTDEPDSNRKERKAKTYEKMANVTGDLELALIVKAADRLANLQACIKGGNAKLLNQYRDEQSAFKTAAYRRNKCEDIWQEIERIINLE; encoded by the coding sequence ATGCTAAACAAAGCAAGAGAATTTGCTATTAAGGCTCATGGAGAGCAAAAATATGGGAGTGAGCCATATATTGTTCATTTGGACGCGGTTGTTAATAATTTACAAGCTTATGATCAAACAGCTCAAATTGTTGGGTATTTACATGATGTGATGGAGGATACGGAGATAACATATGAAGATATAAAAGAGAATTTTGGTGGTTTTGTGGCTGACTGTGTAGCAATAGTCACTGATGAGCCTGACAGTAATAGAAAAGAAAGAAAAGCTAAAACTTATGAGAAAATGGCTAATGTAACAGGTGATTTAGAGTTGGCTCTAATAGTGAAAGCTGCTGATAGGCTGGCAAATTTGCAGGCTTGTATCAAAGGTGGCAATGCTAAATTGCTAAACCAGTATAGAGATGAACAATCAGCATTTAAGACTGCAGCATATCGTAGGAATAAATGTGAAGATATCTGGCAAGAGATCGAAAGAATAATAAATTTAGAATGA
- the yjjG gene encoding pyrimidine 5'-nucleotidase has product MKNYEWIVFDADETLFNFDAFSGLQLMFSDFGVTFTLQDYHEYQVVNKPLWVDYQNGEITAQQLQYQRFSTWADHLQVSTQQLNSAFLSSMAKICTPLTGAISLLDTIKGKSKLGIITNGFTELQQIRIERTGLKDYFDFVVISEQVGIAKPHRDIFDHALAIMCNPPREYVLMVGDNPGSDILGGINAGLDTCWLNTDNKPTPEGINPHYEVASLSELESLLITKLGPPEILQSCS; this is encoded by the coding sequence ATGAAAAACTATGAGTGGATTGTGTTTGATGCTGATGAAACCTTGTTTAATTTCGATGCATTTAGTGGCTTGCAGCTTATGTTTTCAGATTTTGGTGTTACTTTTACTCTACAAGACTATCATGAATACCAAGTAGTCAATAAACCCTTATGGGTAGATTATCAAAATGGTGAAATTACTGCACAACAGTTACAATATCAACGCTTCAGCACTTGGGCTGATCATCTGCAAGTTTCGACACAACAGTTAAATAGTGCTTTCTTAAGTAGTATGGCTAAAATTTGTACACCACTGACAGGCGCTATCAGCCTATTAGACACCATTAAAGGTAAATCCAAATTGGGTATTATTACCAATGGTTTTACTGAGTTACAGCAGATTCGTATTGAACGCACTGGACTTAAGGATTATTTTGATTTTGTAGTAATCTCCGAACAAGTAGGTATTGCTAAACCACATCGGGATATTTTTGATCATGCACTTGCTATTATGTGTAATCCACCCCGCGAATACGTGTTAATGGTTGGTGACAACCCAGGCTCTGATATCTTAGGGGGAATTAATGCCGGTCTGGATACTTGCTGGCTAAATACAGATAACAAACCTACTCCGGAAGGTATTAACCCTCATTATGAAGTTGCTTCTTTATCAGAACTTGAAAGCCTATTAATAACTAAGCTGGGTCCACCTGAAATACTCCAAAGCTGCTCTTAG
- a CDS encoding PNGase F N-terminal domain-containing protein yields MAMNIGKLFIFIITLLSLQKALAGLEVVNHLHNTAVAQNTISSLNRLPGDNTTVNVFESSWVQFGGVNHRVIDVEVEFPEASKTYSSVVGHFSLKCPNQTKCDYWDRYGNFGFVMNKGTENEYFLEADRFITAYRVGFSWKTDFTTLRPLFTGKQTMRVFIDTWVGEGHAQGDGWLFNASIEFVGGQPPQPEAKQVIPIWPHLSWKSGQPDKPVHQQVRPVNLVIPAGKKYIFRSFISGHVWITHCLLDCKLCCMEVIEIIGQGRA; encoded by the coding sequence ATGGCAATGAACATAGGGAAGTTATTCATATTTATAATCACTCTCCTGTCTCTGCAAAAGGCATTGGCAGGATTAGAGGTTGTTAATCATTTACATAATACTGCAGTTGCTCAAAACACAATATCATCTCTCAACCGTTTGCCTGGTGATAATACAACGGTAAATGTTTTTGAAAGCAGCTGGGTTCAGTTTGGAGGTGTTAATCATCGAGTAATTGATGTTGAGGTAGAATTTCCAGAAGCTAGCAAAACCTACTCGTCAGTAGTTGGGCATTTCTCTTTAAAATGTCCGAATCAGACCAAGTGTGATTATTGGGATCGTTATGGTAACTTTGGTTTTGTGATGAATAAAGGGACTGAAAATGAGTACTTTTTAGAAGCAGATCGTTTTATTACTGCTTATCGAGTAGGTTTTTCTTGGAAAACAGATTTTACCACATTGCGCCCATTATTTACTGGTAAGCAAACCATGCGAGTTTTTATTGATACTTGGGTTGGTGAGGGGCATGCACAAGGCGATGGTTGGTTATTTAATGCTTCTATTGAGTTTGTTGGAGGGCAGCCCCCACAGCCTGAAGCAAAACAAGTTATTCCAATTTGGCCACATTTAAGTTGGAAGTCTGGCCAGCCTGATAAGCCTGTCCATCAACAGGTTCGTCCAGTTAATTTAGTAATACCAGCAGGTAAGAAGTATATTTTTCGTTCATTTATCAGTGGTCATGTCTGGATTACTCATTGTTTACTAGACTGTAAGCTGTGCTGCATGGAAGTGATCGAAATAATCGGGCAAGGGAGAGCATGA